A window from Bombus fervidus isolate BK054 chromosome 12, iyBomFerv1, whole genome shotgun sequence encodes these proteins:
- the LOC139992779 gene encoding uncharacterized protein isoform X1 has translation MPQGSIHWQGTQRRACGPGAHWNVQVVRGKVTTRCLWYACKALGIGLLLMLLGACMATIGYFADQLSVAQEIRGNLTIRVKNESRGFHLNNLSYAGPIVMGVGGFIVVAACVMTFEARDNAAKVVPARFRFNQTSTIKNTRNQRNRRSTSSQTTKWDHQLGVFKVNRSPSPSIHEVSRKQLTAEFLQFSKELSEKQTGHSIKKSPSAPTLIEKKSPRKRTPKYAGCALLNPELLQRHALSVDNPSYSPHQVSRESLDQQKMGGSQVSMAMDLHIPNKGPVTLKVKDRSDTARRHQLLRQTKVDYVEEVEEADKSPTGRGYSPKLSGAYSKYPDDFVPRKRNSIDIRLFEELTASKDLTKISPRDFRKISSPSFHKMSFDKAGSERRIERMMGQRKASLEFRKSPDFRRGDYRKLSVDRFSIDCTKYLSDEVEMRSRASSGENLKRQRQAKLHHSRSDDNKRASFEKQQKDAQSSRYSLNTQAVIESGGSESEFKYFTAASLDAEESRADNSDDSHAIDVDEPIAANVSSDGPTEVDALLEEPELENVPEIEVETPRDELDETEIRNEVSLITENLICNNQVSKKQEQKRNIRSDDAILHDFVKSKGTTLYIEDDEV, from the exons ATGCCCCAAGGAAGCATTCACTGGCAAGGGACGCAGAGAAGAGCCTGCGGTCCAGGAGCTCACTGGAATGTACAG GTGGTGAGAGGCAAAGTGACAACGCGGTGTTTGTGGTACGCCTGCAAAGCTCTCGGAATTGGTCTACTACTAATGCTTTTAGGAGCTTGCATGGCGACCATAG GATACTTCGCAGATCAACTGTCCGTGGCACAAGAAATCAGAGGTAATCTAACGATAAGAGTGAAGAATGAATCACGTGGGTTCCATCTAAATAACCTCAGTTATGCTGGTCCGATCGTAATGGGAGTAGGAG GTTTTATCGTAGTAGCAGCCTGTGTAATGACCTTCGAGGCTCGTGATAATGCTGCCAAAGTGGTGCCGGCCCGTTTTCGCTTTAATCAAACGTCGACAATAAAAAACACGAGAAATCAACGGAATCGTAGGTCTACATCTAGTCAAACGACCAAATGGGATCACCAACTCGGTGTGTTCAAAGTAAACAGAAGTCCAAGTCCAAGCATACACGAAGTCTCTAGGAAACAATTGACCGCGGAGTTCTTGCAATTCTCTAAAGAACTGAGCGAGAAACAGACTGGGCACTCAATTAAGAAAAGCCCCAGTGCACCAACGTTAATTGAGAAGAAATCACCTCGTAAAAGAACACCGAAGTACGCTGGATGCGCGTTATTAAATCCAGAATTGTTACAGAGGCATGCTCTTTCTGTTGATAATCCAAGCTACAGTCCTCATCAG GTCAGCAGGGAAAGTTTGGATCAACAAAAAATGGGAGGCAGCCAAGTTTCAATGGCGATGGATTTGCACATTCCTAATAAAGGTCCAGTTACATTGAAAGTTAAAGATAGATCGGATACCGCGAGACGTCATCAACTGCTTCGGCAAACGAAAGTTGATTATGTCGAAGAAGTTGAAGAAGCAGATAAATCCCCGACGGGTCGTGGTTATTCGCCTAAGTTATCAG GTGCCTACAGCAAATATCCAGACGATTTTGTaccgagaaaaagaaactcgATAGACATAAGATTATTTGAGGAATTGACCGCATCGAAAGATCTTACAAAAATATCCCCCAGAGACTTCCGTAAAATCTCCTCGCCGAGCTTCCATAAAATGTCATTTGACAAAGCTGGAAGCGAACGTAGAATTGAAAGAATGATGGGCCAACGTAAAGCTAGCCTGGAGTTCAGGAAGAGTCCCGATTTTCGCAGAGGAGATTATAG AAAATTGTCAGTGGACAGATTCTCCATTGATTGCACGAAATACCTATCTGACGAGGTGGAAATGAGGTCAAGGGCAAGCAGTGGTGAAAATCTAAAACGGCAACGACAAGCGAAACTGCACCATTCTAGGTCGGACGACAATAAGAGAGCATCTTTCGAGAAACAGCAGAAAGACGCGCAATCGAGCAGATACTCTTTAAACACGCAAGCCGTTATCGAAAGTGGCGGATCCGAATCCGAGTTCAAGTACTTCACGGCAGCGTCTCTCGACGCTGAAGAAAGTCGAGCAGACAATTCTGACGATAGCCATGCGATTGATGTCGATGAACCCATCGCCGCGAATGTATCGTCCGATGGACCGACTGAAGTTGATGCCTTACTTGAGGAACCTGAATTAGAAAATGTCCCGGAGATAGAGGTAGAAACGCCGAGGGACGAATTGGACGAGACTGAAATACGCAATGAAGTTTCATTAATAACCGAAAATTTGATATGTAACAATCAAGTATCGAAGAAACAAGAACAGAAAAGGAATATTCGTAGTGATGATGCGATATTGCATGATTTTGTAAAAAGCAAAGGAACTACTTTGTACATAGAGGATGATGAAGTTTGA
- the LOC139992779 gene encoding uncharacterized protein isoform X2 — translation MCSVVRGKVTTRCLWYACKALGIGLLLMLLGACMATIGYFADQLSVAQEIRGNLTIRVKNESRGFHLNNLSYAGPIVMGVGGFIVVAACVMTFEARDNAAKVVPARFRFNQTSTIKNTRNQRNRRSTSSQTTKWDHQLGVFKVNRSPSPSIHEVSRKQLTAEFLQFSKELSEKQTGHSIKKSPSAPTLIEKKSPRKRTPKYAGCALLNPELLQRHALSVDNPSYSPHQVSRESLDQQKMGGSQVSMAMDLHIPNKGPVTLKVKDRSDTARRHQLLRQTKVDYVEEVEEADKSPTGRGYSPKLSGAYSKYPDDFVPRKRNSIDIRLFEELTASKDLTKISPRDFRKISSPSFHKMSFDKAGSERRIERMMGQRKASLEFRKSPDFRRGDYRKLSVDRFSIDCTKYLSDEVEMRSRASSGENLKRQRQAKLHHSRSDDNKRASFEKQQKDAQSSRYSLNTQAVIESGGSESEFKYFTAASLDAEESRADNSDDSHAIDVDEPIAANVSSDGPTEVDALLEEPELENVPEIEVETPRDELDETEIRNEVSLITENLICNNQVSKKQEQKRNIRSDDAILHDFVKSKGTTLYIEDDEV, via the exons ATGTGCTCA GTGGTGAGAGGCAAAGTGACAACGCGGTGTTTGTGGTACGCCTGCAAAGCTCTCGGAATTGGTCTACTACTAATGCTTTTAGGAGCTTGCATGGCGACCATAG GATACTTCGCAGATCAACTGTCCGTGGCACAAGAAATCAGAGGTAATCTAACGATAAGAGTGAAGAATGAATCACGTGGGTTCCATCTAAATAACCTCAGTTATGCTGGTCCGATCGTAATGGGAGTAGGAG GTTTTATCGTAGTAGCAGCCTGTGTAATGACCTTCGAGGCTCGTGATAATGCTGCCAAAGTGGTGCCGGCCCGTTTTCGCTTTAATCAAACGTCGACAATAAAAAACACGAGAAATCAACGGAATCGTAGGTCTACATCTAGTCAAACGACCAAATGGGATCACCAACTCGGTGTGTTCAAAGTAAACAGAAGTCCAAGTCCAAGCATACACGAAGTCTCTAGGAAACAATTGACCGCGGAGTTCTTGCAATTCTCTAAAGAACTGAGCGAGAAACAGACTGGGCACTCAATTAAGAAAAGCCCCAGTGCACCAACGTTAATTGAGAAGAAATCACCTCGTAAAAGAACACCGAAGTACGCTGGATGCGCGTTATTAAATCCAGAATTGTTACAGAGGCATGCTCTTTCTGTTGATAATCCAAGCTACAGTCCTCATCAG GTCAGCAGGGAAAGTTTGGATCAACAAAAAATGGGAGGCAGCCAAGTTTCAATGGCGATGGATTTGCACATTCCTAATAAAGGTCCAGTTACATTGAAAGTTAAAGATAGATCGGATACCGCGAGACGTCATCAACTGCTTCGGCAAACGAAAGTTGATTATGTCGAAGAAGTTGAAGAAGCAGATAAATCCCCGACGGGTCGTGGTTATTCGCCTAAGTTATCAG GTGCCTACAGCAAATATCCAGACGATTTTGTaccgagaaaaagaaactcgATAGACATAAGATTATTTGAGGAATTGACCGCATCGAAAGATCTTACAAAAATATCCCCCAGAGACTTCCGTAAAATCTCCTCGCCGAGCTTCCATAAAATGTCATTTGACAAAGCTGGAAGCGAACGTAGAATTGAAAGAATGATGGGCCAACGTAAAGCTAGCCTGGAGTTCAGGAAGAGTCCCGATTTTCGCAGAGGAGATTATAG AAAATTGTCAGTGGACAGATTCTCCATTGATTGCACGAAATACCTATCTGACGAGGTGGAAATGAGGTCAAGGGCAAGCAGTGGTGAAAATCTAAAACGGCAACGACAAGCGAAACTGCACCATTCTAGGTCGGACGACAATAAGAGAGCATCTTTCGAGAAACAGCAGAAAGACGCGCAATCGAGCAGATACTCTTTAAACACGCAAGCCGTTATCGAAAGTGGCGGATCCGAATCCGAGTTCAAGTACTTCACGGCAGCGTCTCTCGACGCTGAAGAAAGTCGAGCAGACAATTCTGACGATAGCCATGCGATTGATGTCGATGAACCCATCGCCGCGAATGTATCGTCCGATGGACCGACTGAAGTTGATGCCTTACTTGAGGAACCTGAATTAGAAAATGTCCCGGAGATAGAGGTAGAAACGCCGAGGGACGAATTGGACGAGACTGAAATACGCAATGAAGTTTCATTAATAACCGAAAATTTGATATGTAACAATCAAGTATCGAAGAAACAAGAACAGAAAAGGAATATTCGTAGTGATGATGCGATATTGCATGATTTTGTAAAAAGCAAAGGAACTACTTTGTACATAGAGGATGATGAAGTTTGA
- the LOC139992779 gene encoding uncharacterized protein isoform X3 — MLLGACMATIGYFADQLSVAQEIRGNLTIRVKNESRGFHLNNLSYAGPIVMGVGGFIVVAACVMTFEARDNAAKVVPARFRFNQTSTIKNTRNQRNRRSTSSQTTKWDHQLGVFKVNRSPSPSIHEVSRKQLTAEFLQFSKELSEKQTGHSIKKSPSAPTLIEKKSPRKRTPKYAGCALLNPELLQRHALSVDNPSYSPHQVSRESLDQQKMGGSQVSMAMDLHIPNKGPVTLKVKDRSDTARRHQLLRQTKVDYVEEVEEADKSPTGRGYSPKLSGAYSKYPDDFVPRKRNSIDIRLFEELTASKDLTKISPRDFRKISSPSFHKMSFDKAGSERRIERMMGQRKASLEFRKSPDFRRGDYRKLSVDRFSIDCTKYLSDEVEMRSRASSGENLKRQRQAKLHHSRSDDNKRASFEKQQKDAQSSRYSLNTQAVIESGGSESEFKYFTAASLDAEESRADNSDDSHAIDVDEPIAANVSSDGPTEVDALLEEPELENVPEIEVETPRDELDETEIRNEVSLITENLICNNQVSKKQEQKRNIRSDDAILHDFVKSKGTTLYIEDDEV; from the exons ATGCTTTTAGGAGCTTGCATGGCGACCATAG GATACTTCGCAGATCAACTGTCCGTGGCACAAGAAATCAGAGGTAATCTAACGATAAGAGTGAAGAATGAATCACGTGGGTTCCATCTAAATAACCTCAGTTATGCTGGTCCGATCGTAATGGGAGTAGGAG GTTTTATCGTAGTAGCAGCCTGTGTAATGACCTTCGAGGCTCGTGATAATGCTGCCAAAGTGGTGCCGGCCCGTTTTCGCTTTAATCAAACGTCGACAATAAAAAACACGAGAAATCAACGGAATCGTAGGTCTACATCTAGTCAAACGACCAAATGGGATCACCAACTCGGTGTGTTCAAAGTAAACAGAAGTCCAAGTCCAAGCATACACGAAGTCTCTAGGAAACAATTGACCGCGGAGTTCTTGCAATTCTCTAAAGAACTGAGCGAGAAACAGACTGGGCACTCAATTAAGAAAAGCCCCAGTGCACCAACGTTAATTGAGAAGAAATCACCTCGTAAAAGAACACCGAAGTACGCTGGATGCGCGTTATTAAATCCAGAATTGTTACAGAGGCATGCTCTTTCTGTTGATAATCCAAGCTACAGTCCTCATCAG GTCAGCAGGGAAAGTTTGGATCAACAAAAAATGGGAGGCAGCCAAGTTTCAATGGCGATGGATTTGCACATTCCTAATAAAGGTCCAGTTACATTGAAAGTTAAAGATAGATCGGATACCGCGAGACGTCATCAACTGCTTCGGCAAACGAAAGTTGATTATGTCGAAGAAGTTGAAGAAGCAGATAAATCCCCGACGGGTCGTGGTTATTCGCCTAAGTTATCAG GTGCCTACAGCAAATATCCAGACGATTTTGTaccgagaaaaagaaactcgATAGACATAAGATTATTTGAGGAATTGACCGCATCGAAAGATCTTACAAAAATATCCCCCAGAGACTTCCGTAAAATCTCCTCGCCGAGCTTCCATAAAATGTCATTTGACAAAGCTGGAAGCGAACGTAGAATTGAAAGAATGATGGGCCAACGTAAAGCTAGCCTGGAGTTCAGGAAGAGTCCCGATTTTCGCAGAGGAGATTATAG AAAATTGTCAGTGGACAGATTCTCCATTGATTGCACGAAATACCTATCTGACGAGGTGGAAATGAGGTCAAGGGCAAGCAGTGGTGAAAATCTAAAACGGCAACGACAAGCGAAACTGCACCATTCTAGGTCGGACGACAATAAGAGAGCATCTTTCGAGAAACAGCAGAAAGACGCGCAATCGAGCAGATACTCTTTAAACACGCAAGCCGTTATCGAAAGTGGCGGATCCGAATCCGAGTTCAAGTACTTCACGGCAGCGTCTCTCGACGCTGAAGAAAGTCGAGCAGACAATTCTGACGATAGCCATGCGATTGATGTCGATGAACCCATCGCCGCGAATGTATCGTCCGATGGACCGACTGAAGTTGATGCCTTACTTGAGGAACCTGAATTAGAAAATGTCCCGGAGATAGAGGTAGAAACGCCGAGGGACGAATTGGACGAGACTGAAATACGCAATGAAGTTTCATTAATAACCGAAAATTTGATATGTAACAATCAAGTATCGAAGAAACAAGAACAGAAAAGGAATATTCGTAGTGATGATGCGATATTGCATGATTTTGTAAAAAGCAAAGGAACTACTTTGTACATAGAGGATGATGAAGTTTGA